GAGCCTTCATTTATCCATCTCAGTAACGACCTAATCCGTTAGTGATATTATTAGTTTTCGGCCTAGACCAGCACAACTTTAAGATACATCACCAATGGGTAAGACTTGCTTACTTTTATATCAATATCTCTCATATATTTTGCCGATATGATCAAACTTCTTGTGTTAAGTTGGGGTGTTACAATTTCGTCCCGATTTGATATATGACATCTCCTTTAATCTCCCCATTACCTTAGATAGCTGAACATTGATACTTGAAACTTATTCTCTTGTGAATGACCTGAGAGTCAAGTGTCACATCCAAGCCCGCTTCATGGGACATAGCAACGAATTTATATTCTAAGTACTTAGTGTTGGTCTTAATCAACTtgcaactttttaattttaggaTCTGTCTCTAAACCtccaatattatatttatttcgaTTCATGTCTCATTAAATTCTATATAATCTGGAAATAACATACGctataaacatcatttttgATGCACCCCATCAAAATATACATCCTCCAAGTagataaaattaaactaaaagcATATCCACAACTGGAAAGTGTTATGCATGACCTCTCAAACTCCTGAATTTCGACATCATCATATATGCATCCGTAATCACACTAAAGTGCTTCATGCACACCTTTATCAACTTCCAGACATCTTCATAAAATCTCTAGCAAGACTTTGTATCTCCTTAGAAAGTTTtatttaacaatatttcatatatagcTAAAAAGATTGTGCATcgtattacatttttttttaaatattaactatatatttgcacaaataataatacatactaaactatcattttttatgattttcgtCAGGATGTTCAATCACATTGAAGCTCGATTAAGTTCAAATTCACGTCGAAAAGTCTCGCTTTGGAGGTAAAACAACAAAGAAGACTCCATACCCAAAAAAAACTTGAACTTTGGTTAAGCATGAATGAGTATTTACAACTTTAACATAATCCAAATCAGTTGGTTTAATGATGAAAGAGTTCTTGTCACTTCACGGTAACCCTACTTCAATTGTGATAGGGGTATTTTTGTAAAGTAAATccataaataaaatgtaaaaatagtACTAGTATAAATTGTGTTCCTAAGACGAGGGAATTGAACAACATATATAGAGAAATAGAGAGTATCGGCAAACACGTCCCAAACCACCACCGCTTCCTCTCTCTTCCACCATCAACTTCCAACACTCGTAAAACTACCCGAATCTCAAACAACCCATATCCCCACAATCTTCTTCTGAATCTGGTAAACCCTCTTTTTCCTTCATAATTTCTGCTATTTTCACGCAAAATCTTGAATACTTCACTGGCGGGAAATGTATTTTCTCCActtttttctttgttgagtGAGATGAATGTATCAATATTGTAATTGGGTTTTTTTTGATTTGTGCATTTTAATGTAATGCTTGCTTATTTACATCAGTGTCAGGTCCAAAAATGTAGTGTATTTGGTATATATGCACGCACGAGCTGTTAATTTATTCGATGCTGTTTTGGGGGTTTCAGTTTTTCTGATTTTGTAGGGTTTTGTGTCATGAGAATTTTGGTACATGTAATTCTTGTATATTGTCTTAGCATGAATGTCATAAATGTCGGATCTTTATTAGAATACAGTAGTGGATTTATTTCTTGCAGCAATTTTGGGattttaaaatctttatatCATAAGGTTTGTCTAATGTGGAATTTCATGTAATGCTTTTTTAGCTACATCAGCATATGTGCAAAGAGATGTTGTGCAAGAGattttaaaatctttatttCATAAGGTTTGTCTAATGTGGAATTTCATGTAATGCTTTTTTAGCTACATCAGTAGTGAATTTATTTCTTGCAGCTATTTTGGGattttaaaatctttatttCATAAGGTTTGTCTAATATGGAATTTCATGTAATGCTTTTTTAGCTACATCAGCATATGTGCAAGAGATGTTGTGCCTCAGAATATTTGCATGTGGAAGCCGTGTGAATGtgttctttgtttttgtttttttttttggattttttatgtattgatttttataggGTTTCTGTtgtgttttcttttgttgttttcgTACATTGCAGGGACTGAAGATGCCGTTATTTAAAAGAAAGCCATTTGCTTTGGCGGAAAAACCAAAGGATTTGAAGCCGAATGAACTCGTGTTCCAAGTTCGGTTTACTAAAGAGATATTTAGGGATTATGGGTAACCCTTCAAAAGTCatgatttttattgaaatttatgatattttccttttatttgtggTATTATTCTAATTAGAATCACTTTCCCGAAAAATGTAGTGAATATCTGAGACGAATAAACCTGTATCGCCATAGGGTGTGGACATGCAAATTGACAGGAAAGCATAACTTGACGTATGAGGAGGCTTTGGTTTCAGAGAAGAAGGCTGCAGAAGAAGTTCAGAAGTTCCCTGAGGAACTAGTGGCTCCAGTTCTTCGCGATGTGCAATTTAGTATGTCAATGCATCTTTTAGCTTCCTGAATGACATGGTTTTCTCACCTAACTAAAATTCTATTGGTGTTTTTACTGCTAGAGATGATCTTAGTTTTGCTCTCTCTTTTGTTTCAGTTGAAATACTTAATGTCCTAGAATTATGTTTTAAGGTTCTGATATCACGGCATTTCTGAATCCCAACAAGAATGGAGTGCAAAGCACTTCATTGACGTAGTTATCTTATCATGTTCATGTTTTAGCCTTGTGTCTGCGAGTGGAGAGCACGACTCCATGGTTTGCTGCTGGAATAAATGCATCTTGTTCCAGCTCCAAGGATCAAGTGACTAATCAAACTAGAACTAGGTTTTTCCAATTTAGATATACAAACACCAAGCTTATCATTGAGCAGTCCCAAACAGTACTTAAAGAGAGAACATTTATTGAACATAGCTGAAAAACAAGGAGTAACTACAAATTGCTAGTCACACTTCCACATTCTAGATCATGAAAGTGCAAGATTCACCTGTCAATGCTCCGAACACTTGCTAGTGTAATTGCGTTATACATGTTCTTGCGTAAGTGTTGCTTCAGTATGTGGAGAACATTAGTAAATTTCGGTACAAACTGATGGTTTTGCCCCTTGcgtagcaacaacaacaacatacccagtgtgaTTGCACAAGTGGGATCTGAGGAAGGGTAGAGTGTACACAAACCTTACCTCTACCTTGTGTAAACCTGTAAGTTAGAGAGGCTGTTATTAgtagaccctcggctcaagaaAAGCGTCATTCAGCATTACCCATAATTGAGTTCTTAGTTTAGAATTATTAGAATTGAGGATTTTGCCAGCTACTGTTTCAAACAACTATGCATATAGATGTGATTGGATTTGCTTTTGTGTTGCAATTCTTGTGTTTTTTTACATGTTCATTCTCTTGTAGTTTCTGTGTTGATGATTCTTGGTAATGACTGAATTGCAGGTATGCTCAGTTTAAAAGATCTTGGGGATGCTGTTGCTCAAAAATTACAGGGCTGTCTTTCAGAAGGTAGTGAATTATATGGAAGGAAAAACGATCATGTATATTCCTGCAAAATCGAGAGAGTTGTGAAGGATGGTGAGAAAACTCGTTATGAGGTTGCATGGCTAGACAAATATGAAAGAATGCCTGAGGATACAGCCATCGATGAAGAAGATCTGATTAGGTGCAAACTGCGATTTAGTAGAGCTTTTCTGAAGTCTTTTATCAGAGAATCTACATATCGAAGTATTCcttgggtcttgcatgaaagaTTGGCAAAGAAGCACGGGATTCCAACTGATCCTCCAGATGATCTTAAGGACCAATTTTCTATGCAGGATGGAGTGGTTGTTGTAAATAGGAAGAGAAAGAAAAGTGAAGATAGTGTAAGTGCTCTAGTAACTTTTTATATACTGTCCTGTTAATTTTGTCGCTTTTATGTACTAATAGTCTTGTTTATTCAGGAAACTAAAGAGAATGGCTTCCAAGATCCCTACGAGATAGGAAGAGGTACTGCTGATAGATGCTGGCTTGTTATTATTTACTTTCTATTGTAGAGAGTTGTTTCTTCTACTTATTGGTGCTTACATTGTCTAGTCTGATCAAGGATACTTGCACTGCACACAAGGTGTAGCCTAGTGGCCAATGAAGTGGGTTTAGAACCATGAGGGCTCAGGTTCAAATTCCAACAGATTAAAAAACATTAGGTCTGGTACCTGTTGATACTGGGAGGTGACAAGTACCTCGtggaattagttgaggtgtGTGAAATCTGGCTCGGACACCACGGTCATCAAAAAAAAGTCTAGATTAAGGATACTACCTCGTATTTGTGAATATTTACTTAACTAAGTTGCATGAGATCCTCACATTATTACACATCTTGTAAATGTTACATTCTTACTTGAAGTTTAACATCTTAGGTATATCAGGTGCTGTGACACATTAGTTTTACGAaaacatgaataaataattttttatatggaaaatcttgaaaagattaATTACACATGTTGGACATCACTTACTTTTCCCTGACACAAATTGTTATGCAACAACTTGAATATGTGTTATGTTTACTTGaaaagttgaaaagaaaaaaatgtttactTGGGAAGTATTATATCGGCTTAGAAATGTCATGTTTACTTGTAAGTGTTACATCTTTgggattttataatttaacagAATCATTTATTTGAAGAAAGCTACCTCTTATTCCACCTTTATCCTCACATGTTGGAACTGGTGGGTATGATGTGGAAGCATACTTCTGCTGTCTATTTTCTCAGGTTccatataaatgatttttcttCACTGCATTGACATATGCAGAAGACAAACTGAAGGCACAGTCCACTAGATATCCAATCGACGATCTTTTGGTGCAATACACAGAGTTCGATAAACAGTTGGCTGAACGCCCTCCTCCATGCAGGGAATTTAACGTCCCAATGGAATGTGTAGGGGATCATTTGATGGTCTGGGATTTCTGTACCTCATTTGGCAGGTTATTGCACCTGTCACCATTCTCCCTTGAAGATTTTGAAAGGGCTGTCTGTCAAAAAGGCAGCAATATTGTTCTCATAACCGAATGTCATTCAGCCCTTCTTCGCTTACTTTTGAAAGATAACAGTGAGTATTCCATAGCTGTACAGAAGAAAAGACCAAAGCTGAAGGTAATATATGAATCCTGTTATGTTCTCTTCCGATGGTCACGaattctcaacttttgaaagatttgtttttttctgACATATGATTGATTAACCTTTCTTTAAAAAACAACTCTTGAaggatttatgtttttttccccGGACATATGATTGACTAACCTTCTTGTGTAACACAATCTTATGAAGTACCATATATTGTGAACTCTGatgatattgatatatattatctttaaaAGGCAAAGTTGGAACTTGTCCTGAAGTGAGGCAAGCTCCAAAAAtcctggggggggggggactaCTGGAGGGAGAGAGTCTCAAGGGTTCTCCAATGACTCGATGCTGGGTGGGTGGGGGATTTCATGCCCCTGCATGCGTAGTGTTTTGGATGTTTGCTGTGATTGgtgtattttctttctttaacttTTTAAGGTTTTTGACTATATCTTGTCTTGTAtaatatgtttatgatatatttCTTGGAATTCGGTAATTTGTATACTGTTGAGTATCTATGTTATTTTACTAAGCATGTAAAATGATATGATTTTATACTGTTGTATGTATTACCCACAACTAGTCATAATTTTTGCTACtttcaatataattaatttttataaaaatgtttcTCATGGATATATAACCTCTTCATTATAGGCAAGATGCGCATGAcctgaaaataatatttgaagcTCACATACCTTAGTTTATAACCAAAAAACAGAAGAAATCAATTGAAGCTCACAACTGAAATTCGAATTTATGCGTGCACTTCTGATACTAAGATAAATTTATCAATGTATATATTTGCAAGTTGACTTGTAAATCAGAATATGTTTGACATATTTTACCAATGgttatattttttctcttacAATGcgagtaattattttttacatttcttTGTTGAACACTGATAATTGTCTTACCTAAACCTTCCCTTTTTTACTTCCCAGATTACTTTAATCACCTGGACAGAGTATTTGTCTGATTTTTTGGAATTGATTGGTAttgttgaattgactaatcatGTTGCAACAATTAAGAGGGGTCACTATGGCCTTCTAGATATTAAGGCCAAATTGGCAATCTTGCGTGAACTGGTCTGTCGAGTCCTTGAGACTGACTATTTTAAGGAGAAGTTGGATGAAGATATTGAAAAGCAGTATGCACTTGCAGCAACAAGGAGAGAGGAAATTTTGGAAGAATCTAGGAAGAAGAGAGAAGACCATTTGAAAATCCAGTCTAATGGGAAGGAAGCAACAAAAGGGCGTGGCAACTCCTCAGATACTGGGAGTGATAATCACCTCAGAGAGAATGGAGATATGCCAAGTAGCAATGGCAAACAGACATCTCCATCAAAACATTCATTAGAAAACAGGTTTACTTTTTTGTACTTGAAGTTTTTCTGGAATTTGGATGGTAACTTCATGATGTCAGTTTCTTATTTTCCGTTTTTCTCTGTCTCTTGTTGCTTCCTGTCTGATAGTGAGAGTGAGCTAACAATCTCCTCATTGAAAAATTCTAAGAAGAGAAAGGTTGATGTCAAGAATTCTACAGCAAAGATGAATGCTTCCTCTAAGATTGCTTCTGATAAATTGATAAAGGATGAAGGGAAGGAAACGTTAGAAAACAGGAGTATGGACCAAAGAGCTGCTCACAAAATGCGGAAGAATGAGATAAAGGAGCATCTTGAAAACAGGAGTAAGGAGCAAAGGGTGAGTACCCTCTCCTCTCTCTATCTAGCTCTCTGGTTCTCTTTCTTCTACACACAAGCATGTTGTCTCATGTTAAACGACAAGTTGACATACTGAAGTTTTCTTACCTAGATGTCTGTTGAAATGGCTTCATGGTCCGCAATCTGAACAGTGCAAATTGTGACTCAACATGAATATCTTTTACTTATATTTGTTAAAGATGTGTTCCTTGTGTGTCTGTGCATTGCAGAAAGAATATCTTGAACGGGAAATAGAGAAAAGAGTAATACGCACCAATCCATTGGGAAAGGACCGAGATTATAATAGATATTTGTTTTTCCGTCGTGATGGAAGAATATTTGTTGAGAGTTCAGATTCTTTAGAGTGGGGCTATTACTCTTCCCAGGAGGAGGTATAGATACTGGAACACATTTTCCCTTATAGTCTTTTCTCAAGTTGTGATGATGTTCAACTTTTCCTTGTAACAGCTTGATGCGCTGATTGGATCACTGAATGTCAAGGGTGAAAGGGAGAGGGCTCTTAAAAAGCAACTCGAAAACCTCTACCACAAAATAAGGTGAGTTGAACTTCAGATGAAATACTTTAATTTGCCTGTATTCTTTAATTGGAATCTTTAATGGGACTTATAAGGAGACCACATGCAATTGAACTTGGTGGTTGGTATTAGTCTCGACTGTTGTGGATTACAGTTACTCTGAGGTGAGCtgaacttataaaaataaagtgagtttaaactttattttattttatctgaATTTTGGAGGCAACTTAGAAAGAGCCCATAATACTAAAATCATGTGAGAACTTGGTTGGGTGGTCTCTATGTCGTGTTGTTTTAAGCTACGGAATTGCTATATCCTCTGGGCAACTGTTATTAGTCTATTGTCATGTGTGTTTTCTGCTTACATGTATGACATTTGCTGTTAATTATGTTTAAACTGTAGCCATGATCTATTTAGAAACAGTAAGAGAGGCACAATAAAACCCATTGTCCCTTGGTATTTAATACTGATACAAGAGAGGTGCACCTAATTATCATACATAAGCTTCATTTGATTATTCTCTCGAAACTCTAGTGCACTTATGCAGATGGTCTTGCAACTATATTTTGTTTCTTGCTTTTCGAGACACTAAATTTCCTCTTAACTAGAATGGTGTATCCAGAGGTACGGTGACCCTGCCCAATCTGCTGATATCCTCGATGTTcgtaaagtatttttttttggagtagATTTTCTATATCGAATAACACAAATAAACCTTATTCCATTGACTCATAAGGAGAATTCGATTACTGACTCACAACACTTGCTGGGTAATCGATGTTAGGTCGAGTCACAATGACTTACTTTAACTTGCCTACCTACTTTCTACATCTTCCACAATCTGAGGTCCCTTTTCGGATCCATCGGAGTATCAATAGGAATAGGTCTACAATTCTTTATTCATGTCTCCTCAGGAATATAAGAACATACTTTTCTCCTcctcaaaaataatataagaacaTACTTTGTGAAATGAACTTTATCTGGATTCATCAAAACCTCAATGCCTGAAAAGTAATATCAATTGATCTAGGTCCTTGGTCTGAAAATGTCGAAAAGGTTATTCTTCAAGTTGGtacttttcttttcatcattatgtATGATGAGCATATCATCAACACAGATCACTAAATACATACACTACTCCTGAggcaataaaacaaataaagatcAGTCTCTCTGGGAGTCATTATCTCACTCCTTTTGTACTCAAATCATCTTTATTCTCTCTTCCTCCTCGTGTCTTTGGAGCACATGTTTTGTCCATAACTTCTCTCCAGGGAAAGACGAGTTTGGTATTTGTGCTATAAGTGTAAGTACTTACATTATTCAAAGGTTAATCCAAGATTGAATTGTGAAAGCTAGCGCGTCCATGGGTGTAAAGGGATGTCGGTGCTACTAACTTTTACTCCCCAGTACCTTATGCATTGTTGGCATTGTTTTCGTTGAAGCTAATCTCTACTTTATAGCTTCTTCTGTACAACTAGGCATTCTTGAGACTCTTTCAACTTTTAGCAGCTCCGATTGTTTCTCCTTCATTTTCTCCCCAAACTCCATCTACTTTTCCCGACTCCATACAATTTGCGAATCTCTAGATACAATCCATAGGCGGTTGGGGCATATGATAATTTGCCCAAAAGTTAGAAAATGGTCTGTGGTTTGTCCAAAATGTTTGCATTAGGCTGTAAGTCATGTTAACCCAGGAAAGCATAAACGATCTACATTTCCTCATCTAATAATTGTGTAAGAGtttccttttcatttgtttCATTATGATGTCCGCATCCCAGTAGAGTTGGTCAACTCTGGGATTTCAGTATTTTGTTTATTGTTGATGATTACTTTTTGTTGTCAAGGACAGTTTTATTGGTAAGTTACCAAGCTCGTACGGTGATCATACCAGACTCAACAACTAACATAAAACATCAGACAATCAAGTAGCCCATCCTAACAAACTCAGGAAGATAATTTATTGCCTAacactttataattaaaaaaatcatatgtaGATCCACGTCATCTAATCTACTACAATTATagcaaaaaaaacaaatttgctAACATGTATTCTTAATTCTAGATGTATGTTTCTTTTTCCTTCAAAGTATGCATTGTTCCTCTCCAACTAGATGGTCTGAAGATGCATATGGGAATAGCCTTCCAAATCTGTTTCAGGACTCTTGAGGTCTTATATCTTGCAATCATTATCTTCAAAGGTTTTTTCTTCATCTCTGAATATCTCTGGTTTAACTTATTACAGCTTGGAACTTCAAAAGAGATCGAAGGAGGCTCAGAAGGCAGAAACAGACGATGCTGATGTTCGGAGATCAACCCGTGTCCGTGCTCCACCAGGAGATAATCCTGCTCTTGCCTTCTTGAAGTACGTTAACAAGTGGAAAGAAGACTAACCTAGAAAGTTAAACTATGGCAACATACACTGCTGTTCAGAATTGGTATTGTAGTCACAGCTAACCATCATGCCGAGATGAATATATAGGGGAAAAGAAATTCGTCCTGCATTTTGTTGAAATGACAGTTCATTTTTTGGCAATTGAACCCTGGGCAATTTGGTTCTTTTTCATTCCTGTGATTATGGTACAGATGAAAGGTTACTGTTCCAATTTTGTATATGATGTTCATCGGCTGGTACTAACATTAGTATCATAATATCCTTTTTCTGTTATAGCAAGTtaactttaataattttaatgtgattactatgaaatacttttttttcattcttataAATTTGGCAACTTACTCCAGGTATAGGCTATTGTTAACAAATGGCATCCTGTATCAAataaaagtttcaaaaaaaaaagatgggaAAATCAACTTCTCATTCTTATATCTATCCTctataatatcatcaaatcTGAATAatgaatgttaaattactatTAGTATCATCTATATCTTTCACATTAAAGGGTTTGTGATATTTTTAaagagttgtaactttttcTGATGAGTTATGATCTTTTTAAAGGATTGTGACTTTTTTATAGGGTAGTGATTTTTTCGAAGAGTTGTGGCTTCTTCaaagatttatgattttttcgATGAATTTTGATCTCTTTGaaatgttgtgactttttttaAGGATTGCGATTGCTTTTTGTTAAGGCACCATAAATAGTTTACCATATACTATCCTTTATAGGc
This DNA window, taken from Solanum lycopersicum chromosome 5, SLM_r2.1, encodes the following:
- the LOC101258754 gene encoding uncharacterized protein yields the protein MPLFKRKPFALAEKPKDLKPNELVFQVRFTKEIFRDYGEYLRRINLYRHRVWTCKLTGKHNLTYEEALVSEKKAAEEVQKFPEELVAPVLRDVQFSMLSLKDLGDAVAQKLQGCLSEGSELYGRKNDHVYSCKIERVVKDGEKTRYEVAWLDKYERMPEDTAIDEEDLIRCKLRFSRAFLKSFIRESTYRSIPWVLHERLAKKHGIPTDPPDDLKDQFSMQDGVVVVNRKRKKSEDSETKENGFQDPYEIGREDKLKAQSTRYPIDDLLVQYTEFDKQLAERPPPCREFNVPMECVGDHLMVWDFCTSFGRLLHLSPFSLEDFERAVCQKGSNIVLITECHSALLRLLLKDNSEYSIAVQKKRPKLKITLITWTEYLSDFLELIGIVELTNHVATIKRGHYGLLDIKAKLAILRELVCRVLETDYFKEKLDEDIEKQYALAATRREEILEESRKKREDHLKIQSNGKEATKGRGNSSDTGSDNHLRENGDMPSSNGKQTSPSKHSLENSESELTISSLKNSKKRKVDVKNSTAKMNASSKIASDKLIKDEGKETLENRSMDQRAAHKMRKNEIKEHLENRSKEQRKEYLEREIEKRVIRTNPLGKDRDYNRYLFFRRDGRIFVESSDSLEWGYYSSQEELDALIGSLNVKGERERALKKQLENLYHKISLELQKRSKEAQKAETDDADVRRSTRVRAPPGDNPALAFLKYVNKWKED